From one Lotus japonicus ecotype B-129 chromosome 3, LjGifu_v1.2 genomic stretch:
- the LOC130742600 gene encoding late embryogenesis abundant protein 2-like, which translates to MASHDQSYRAGETMGRTEEKGNQMMGNIGEKAQAAKDKTAQTAQAAKEKTAQGAQAAKEKTQQTAQAAKDKTQQAAHSTGDRTQQTAQAGKQRASEMGQATRESAQAGNDNTGGFMQQTGEKVKDMAQGATEAVKSTLGMGQKDETKEHVTTTTHTTTQDPRNF; encoded by the exons ATGGCTTCCCACGATCAGAGCTATAGAGCTGGTGAGACCATGGGCCGAACTGAG GAAAAGGGCAACCAGATGATGGGCAACATTGGGGAGAAGGCCCAGGCTGCTAAGGACAAGACGGCCCAAACGGCCCAAGCTGCTAAGGAGAAGACAGCCCAAGGGGCCCAGGCTGCGAAGGAGAAGACCCAGCAGACAGCCCAAGCTGCTAAGGACAAGACTCAGCAGGCGGCCCATTCTACAGGGGATAGGACCCAGCAGACAGCCCAAGCTGGAAAGCAACGGGCCTCAGAGATGGGCCAGGCCACCAGGGAATCGGCCCAAGCTGGGAACGACAATACTGGAGGGTTCATGCAGCAGACAGGGGAGAAGGTGAAAGACATGGCACAGGGTGCTACTGAGGCTGTGAAGAGCACATTGGGTATGGGACAGAAGGATGAAACCAAGGAGCATGTCACAACCACCACCCACACCACCACCCAAGATCCAAGAaacttttag
- the LOC130745828 gene encoding uncharacterized protein LOC130745828 isoform X2 yields MEIMKLIILVLRVVLLGKRKEQGTCLLALGTVDGSILAVDVSTSERKWTTSHPGGVCGLSFANKGRLLRIVGHNGMASEINTETGELLKEFRISKKTISYVAFSRDENYLAIVGTKPRVISWENGKEVLKFPTELVNVQYVSISNDAEDLVTLDVEGKHLQVWRCDLNSGTVSSGPTLPVRHSPLVFECHRGCNKEDDLAVLAVTGSGAAFMWNLNLKASSEDQIKPTKVTAKMKKVETNMENSESSKKRRTPIIASRLQPVGEDKQIKALVTYGSIDHPHFTVLNVGNSGEDIVLDVGEESDSVQKHDNPSNKEVPMESKKSKKRHATSDPDLPATTNKVDSDQCETAEGVLVDDDLCEPTMGEKLSSLSLLDDNKSRSDEEQALTASAKPPSADSVDVLLKQALNADDRALLLDCLYTQEEKVIKKSVAQLNPSNVLKLLHSLIYIIESRGAILACALPWLKCLLLQHASGIMSQESSLKDLNSLYQLIEARVSTFKPAVQLSSCMDILYSGVINEEVDEVETVPVIFEDKDDSEEDESEDDDAMETDQDSKDEEAFDDVSDIEGNDDIMED; encoded by the exons ATGGAGatcatgaaattaattattCTTGTATTGCGTGTAGTTTTATTGGGAAAAAG GAAAGAACAGGGAACTTGCTTATTAGCTCTTGGCACAGTTGATGGAAGTATTCTGGCTGTTGATGTTTCCACCAGTGAGAGAAAGTGGACTACTAGCCATCCTGG GGGGGTTTGTGGACTTTCATTTGCAAATAAAGGACGTCTTCTTCGCATTGTTGGACATAATGGGATGGCATCTGAGATTAATACTGAGACAGGAGAGCTTTTAAAGGAGTTTAGAATCTCAAAAAAGACCATCTCTTATGTGGCTTTCTCACGTG ATGAAAATTATTTAGCTATTGTCGGCACTAAACCACGAGTTATAAGCTGGGAAAATGGGAAAGAGGTTCTGAAGTTCCCTACTGAATTG GTAAATGTGCAGTATGTTTCTATATCCAATGATGCCGAAGATTTAGTTACATTAGATGTTGAGGGTAAACATCTTCAAGTTTGGAGGTGCGATTTAAATTCAGGAACTGTGAGTAGTGGTCCTACACTTCCCGTGAGGCATTCTCCATTAGTTTTTGAATGCCATCGTGGTTGCAATAAAGAAGATGACTTAGCTGTCTTGGCAGTTACGGGGTCAGGGGCAGCCTTTATGtggaatttgaatttgaaagccTCTTCTGAAGATCAGATAAAACCAACTAAAGTTACCGCAAAGATGAAAAAAGTTGAAACCAATATGGAAAACAGtgaaagttcaaaaaaaaggCGGACTCCAATCATTGCATCCAGATTACAACCTGTTGGGGAAGACAAACAGATAAAAGCTCTTGTAACTTATGGTTCTATAGATCATCCACATTTTACTGTCTTAAATGTTGGCAACTCAGGGGAGGATATAGTATTAGATGTTGGAGAGGAGAGTGATTCTGTTCAGAAGCATGACAATCCTTCTAACAAAG AAGTACCAATGGAAAGCAAGAAGTCTAAGAAAAGACACGCAACATCTGATCCTGATCTCCCAGCCACGACTAACAAGGTGGATTCTG ATCAATGTGAGACCGCAGAAGGAGTGCttgttgatgatgatttatGCGAGCCAACAATGGGAGAGAAACTTAGCAGTCTCTCTTTGCTGGATGATAACAAATCCAGGAGTGATGAAGAGCAAGCATTGACTGCCTCAGCAAAGCCTCCAAGTGCAGACTCTGTGGATGTTTTGCTTAAGCAAGCATTAAATGCTGATGATCGTGCCCTTCTTCTGGATTGCTTGTACACGCAAGAGGAGaag GTTATTAAAAAGTCAGTTGCACAGTTGAACCCATCCAACGTTCTCAAACTTCTACACTCTCTCATATACATTATTGAATCTAG GGGTGCGATTTTGGCATGTGCTCTTCCATGGCTGAAATGTCTACTTCTACAGCATGCAAGCGGCATAATGTCCCAGGAATCTTCCTTAAAAGATTTGAACTCTTTGTATCAA TTGATTGAGGCTAGAGTCTCCACTTTTAAACCTGCAGTACAACTGTCAAGTTGCATGGACATTCTTTACTCAGGG GTTATTAACGAGGAGGTAGATGAAGTTGAAACAGTGCCAGTTATCTTTGAGGACAAAGATGatagtgaagaagatgaatctgaggATGATGATGCCATGGAAACTGACCAAGACAGCAAAGATGAAGAAGCATTTGATGATGTTAGTGACATTGAAGGAAATGATGATATCATGGAAGATTGA
- the LOC130745828 gene encoding uncharacterized protein LOC130745828 isoform X1, translating to MVKEHVLTAFTPNGDYVAILSVDGTAKVWNTDSGNLLAEWKPSDGDHEINYSCIACSFIGKKRRKEQGTCLLALGTVDGSILAVDVSTSERKWTTSHPGGVCGLSFANKGRLLRIVGHNGMASEINTETGELLKEFRISKKTISYVAFSRDENYLAIVGTKPRVISWENGKEVLKFPTELVNVQYVSISNDAEDLVTLDVEGKHLQVWRCDLNSGTVSSGPTLPVRHSPLVFECHRGCNKEDDLAVLAVTGSGAAFMWNLNLKASSEDQIKPTKVTAKMKKVETNMENSESSKKRRTPIIASRLQPVGEDKQIKALVTYGSIDHPHFTVLNVGNSGEDIVLDVGEESDSVQKHDNPSNKEVPMESKKSKKRHATSDPDLPATTNKVDSDQCETAEGVLVDDDLCEPTMGEKLSSLSLLDDNKSRSDEEQALTASAKPPSADSVDVLLKQALNADDRALLLDCLYTQEEKVIKKSVAQLNPSNVLKLLHSLIYIIESRGAILACALPWLKCLLLQHASGIMSQESSLKDLNSLYQLIEARVSTFKPAVQLSSCMDILYSGVINEEVDEVETVPVIFEDKDDSEEDESEDDDAMETDQDSKDEEAFDDVSDIEGNDDIMED from the exons atggtgAAGGAACATGTTCTCACAGCTTTCACTCCTAATGGTGACTACGTGGCTATTCTGTCTGTCGATGGGACGGCCAAA GTTTGGAACACTGACAGTGGAAATTTGTTAGCAGAGTGGAAGCCATCTGATGGAGatcatgaaattaattattCTTGTATTGCGTGTAGTTTTATTGGGAAAAAG CGTAGGAAAGAACAGGGAACTTGCTTATTAGCTCTTGGCACAGTTGATGGAAGTATTCTGGCTGTTGATGTTTCCACCAGTGAGAGAAAGTGGACTACTAGCCATCCTGG GGGGGTTTGTGGACTTTCATTTGCAAATAAAGGACGTCTTCTTCGCATTGTTGGACATAATGGGATGGCATCTGAGATTAATACTGAGACAGGAGAGCTTTTAAAGGAGTTTAGAATCTCAAAAAAGACCATCTCTTATGTGGCTTTCTCACGTG ATGAAAATTATTTAGCTATTGTCGGCACTAAACCACGAGTTATAAGCTGGGAAAATGGGAAAGAGGTTCTGAAGTTCCCTACTGAATTG GTAAATGTGCAGTATGTTTCTATATCCAATGATGCCGAAGATTTAGTTACATTAGATGTTGAGGGTAAACATCTTCAAGTTTGGAGGTGCGATTTAAATTCAGGAACTGTGAGTAGTGGTCCTACACTTCCCGTGAGGCATTCTCCATTAGTTTTTGAATGCCATCGTGGTTGCAATAAAGAAGATGACTTAGCTGTCTTGGCAGTTACGGGGTCAGGGGCAGCCTTTATGtggaatttgaatttgaaagccTCTTCTGAAGATCAGATAAAACCAACTAAAGTTACCGCAAAGATGAAAAAAGTTGAAACCAATATGGAAAACAGtgaaagttcaaaaaaaaggCGGACTCCAATCATTGCATCCAGATTACAACCTGTTGGGGAAGACAAACAGATAAAAGCTCTTGTAACTTATGGTTCTATAGATCATCCACATTTTACTGTCTTAAATGTTGGCAACTCAGGGGAGGATATAGTATTAGATGTTGGAGAGGAGAGTGATTCTGTTCAGAAGCATGACAATCCTTCTAACAAAG AAGTACCAATGGAAAGCAAGAAGTCTAAGAAAAGACACGCAACATCTGATCCTGATCTCCCAGCCACGACTAACAAGGTGGATTCTG ATCAATGTGAGACCGCAGAAGGAGTGCttgttgatgatgatttatGCGAGCCAACAATGGGAGAGAAACTTAGCAGTCTCTCTTTGCTGGATGATAACAAATCCAGGAGTGATGAAGAGCAAGCATTGACTGCCTCAGCAAAGCCTCCAAGTGCAGACTCTGTGGATGTTTTGCTTAAGCAAGCATTAAATGCTGATGATCGTGCCCTTCTTCTGGATTGCTTGTACACGCAAGAGGAGaag GTTATTAAAAAGTCAGTTGCACAGTTGAACCCATCCAACGTTCTCAAACTTCTACACTCTCTCATATACATTATTGAATCTAG GGGTGCGATTTTGGCATGTGCTCTTCCATGGCTGAAATGTCTACTTCTACAGCATGCAAGCGGCATAATGTCCCAGGAATCTTCCTTAAAAGATTTGAACTCTTTGTATCAA TTGATTGAGGCTAGAGTCTCCACTTTTAAACCTGCAGTACAACTGTCAAGTTGCATGGACATTCTTTACTCAGGG GTTATTAACGAGGAGGTAGATGAAGTTGAAACAGTGCCAGTTATCTTTGAGGACAAAGATGatagtgaagaagatgaatctgaggATGATGATGCCATGGAAACTGACCAAGACAGCAAAGATGAAGAAGCATTTGATGATGTTAGTGACATTGAAGGAAATGATGATATCATGGAAGATTGA
- the LOC130745830 gene encoding monothiol glutaredoxin-S15, mitochondrial translates to MATSLKNLLFKGIAARSLRRPLNGSFYNYRMRYSTTVSNDSDTHDDFKPANKLENSGTSLENIVEQDVKDNPVMIYMKGVPEYPQCGFSSLAVRVLNLYDVSISARNILEDAELKNAVKAFSNWPTFPQIFIKGEFVGGSDIILNMHQTGELKEKLKDITSKQ, encoded by the exons ATGGCGACGTCGTTGAAAAATCTACTCTTCAAGGGAATCGCAGCTCGTTCTCTCAGAAGGCCT TTAAATGGTTCGTTTTACAATTATCGCATGAGATACTCGACTACGGTGTCAAATGATTCAGACACGCACGATGACTTCAAGCCAGCTAATAAGCTTGAGAATTCTGGCACATCTTTGGAAAATATTGTTGAGCAG GATGTCAAGGATAATCCTGTTATGATTTACATGAAAGGTGTGCCTGAATATCCACAATGTGGATTTAGCTCGCTTGCAGTCAGAGTTTTAAATCTATATG ATGTTTCTATAAGCGCTAGAAATATTTTGGAGGATGCTGAACTGAAAAATGCTGTGAAAGCCTTCAG TAACTGGCCAACATTTCCACAAATTTTCATCAAGGGAGAGTTTGTTGGGGGATCAGATATCATTCTCAATATGCACCAG ACTGGTGAGTTGAAGGAAAAGCTTAAAGATATTACGTCCAAGCAGTAA
- the LOC130745829 gene encoding uncharacterized protein LOC130745829: MSYAHYQTGSGSRTARRTLEFGKTHVVRPKGKHQATIVWLHGLGDNGLSSYQLLESLPLPNIKWICPTAPIRPVAILGGFCCTAWFDMGELSEDGPDDWEGLDASAAHIANLLSTEPPDVKVGIGGFSMGAATALYSATCFAMGRCGNGIPYHINLRAVIGLSGWLPGSRSLRNKIEASNEARRRAASLPILLSHGISDDVVLYKYGEKSAQSLSSAGFQYITFKSYDGLGHYTVPREMGEVSNWLRTSLGLEGA; the protein is encoded by the exons ATGAGCTATGCACATTATCAAACGGGCTCTG GTAGTAGAACTGCTAGAAGAACTTTGGAGTTTGGGAAGACCCATGTGGTGAGGCCCAAAGGAAAACACCAAGCTACTATAGTTTGGCTGCATGGCCTTGGTGATAATGGTTTGAG tTCATATCAGCTCCTGGAATCTCTTCCACTTCCAAAT ATAAAATGGATTTGCCCAACTGCTCCTATCCGCCCTGTGGCAATACTTGGTGGTTTTTGTTGCACTGCAT GGTTTGATATGGGAGAGCTTTCAGAAGATGGTCCAGATGATTGGGAGGGCTTAGATGCCTCAGCAGCACATATTGCCAACTTGCTGTCAACAGAACCACCTGATG TGAAAGTTGGAATTGGAGGCTTCAGTATGGGTGCTGCAACAGCTCTATACTCTGCAACTTGTTTTGCCATGGGAAGGTGTGGAAATGGCATCCCCTACCATATCAACTTAAGAGCAGTTATTGGACTAAGTGGCTGGCTTCCAGGATCAAG GAGCTTGAGGAACAAGATTGAAGCGTCAAACGAAGCAAGGCGGCGAGCAGCTTCATTACCCATTTTGTTGAGTCATGGAATCA GTGATGATGTAGTCCTCTACAAATATGGAGAGAAATCAGCCCAATCCTTAAGTTCAGCAGGGTTCCAATACATTACATTCAAATCCTATGATGG CCTTGGTCATTATACGGTTCCAAGAGAGATGGGTGAGGTCTCCAATTGGCTGCGCACAAGTCTGGGGCTTGAGGGGGCTTGA